One stretch of Bacillus sp. (in: firmicutes) DNA includes these proteins:
- the arsD gene encoding arsenite efflux transporter metallochaperone ArsD, with product MKNIEIFDPAMCCSTGVCGPSIDPELLRVATVINSLKEKGIIIKRHGLSSEPQDFISNKVISEILQKEGADILPVTLADGEIVKTKSYPTNEEFSEWLGVEISTKPQKKSGCCGPKGCC from the coding sequence ATGAAAAATATTGAGATTTTTGACCCAGCAATGTGTTGCTCGACAGGAGTTTGTGGACCATCTATTGACCCAGAGCTGTTAAGAGTAGCAACTGTTATTAATTCGCTTAAAGAAAAAGGGATTATTATAAAAAGGCATGGTTTGTCAAGTGAACCTCAGGATTTTATCTCCAATAAAGTTATAAGTGAAATTCTACAAAAGGAAGGAGCAGATATTCTTCCTGTAACACTGGCAGATGGTGAAATTGTAAAAACCAAAAGCTACCCAACAAACGAAGAGTTTTCAGAATGGTTAGGGGTGGAAATAAGCACAAAACCTCAAAAGAAGAGCGGCTGCTGCGGACCAAAGGGGTGCTGTTAA
- the arsA gene encoding arsenical pump-driving ATPase yields MLKNNYEPFSLDGINLTKYMFFTGKGGVGKTSTACAVAVNLADNGKSVLLISTDPASNLQDVFNTELDGKGVPIDGVPGLVVANLNPEEAAREYRESVIAPYRGKLPDSVIVNMEEQLSGSCTVEIAAFDQFSNFITDKSTENKYDYIIFDTAPTGHTLRMLQLPSAWSNFISESTHGASCLGQLAGLQDKKDMYKNAVENLADKDKTTLILVSRPEETPLIEAERSSNELSELGINNQVLVINGILSEATDDVSIKMLDKQQKALENMPQGLKKFKIFTIPLRSYNVVGIDNIKTFLYSDDYTKNNFYSKSLNLRHLDVLIEDIYRAGKKVIFTMGKGGVGKTTIAATIAVALARKGVKVHLTSTDPANHLKYVVEDTKNIKLSKIDEKQELLRYQNEVLSKARETMSEDDVAYVEEDLRSPCTQEIAVFRAFAEIVDKAENEVVIIDTAPTGHTLLLLDSTQSYHKEVQRTKGETPISVQRLLPRLRDEKQTEVIIVTLPEATPVFEAQRLGDDLNRAGINNKWWVVNQCLSLTNTKNSMLIARADAEKQWLEKVKQISSDNFVAIPWFQDASIENIVDFSGGSKSDE; encoded by the coding sequence ATGTTAAAGAATAATTATGAGCCATTTAGTTTAGATGGGATAAATCTGACTAAGTATATGTTTTTCACAGGAAAGGGTGGTGTAGGTAAAACCTCAACCGCTTGTGCTGTGGCAGTAAATTTAGCTGATAATGGAAAAAGTGTTCTCCTTATAAGCACTGATCCTGCATCCAATTTGCAGGATGTTTTTAATACTGAGCTTGATGGCAAAGGTGTGCCGATTGATGGAGTGCCGGGTTTAGTTGTGGCGAATCTTAACCCAGAGGAAGCTGCCAGAGAGTATAGGGAATCGGTTATTGCTCCATATAGGGGGAAGTTGCCGGATAGTGTAATTGTAAATATGGAGGAACAACTCTCAGGTTCATGTACAGTTGAAATTGCCGCTTTTGACCAGTTTTCGAACTTCATCACTGATAAATCCACAGAGAATAAATACGATTATATTATTTTTGATACTGCTCCGACAGGGCACACACTTCGTATGCTGCAATTACCATCAGCCTGGAGTAATTTTATCAGTGAAAGTACACATGGGGCGTCATGTTTAGGTCAGCTCGCTGGACTTCAAGATAAAAAGGATATGTATAAGAATGCGGTTGAAAACCTTGCAGATAAAGATAAAACAACTTTGATATTGGTATCAAGGCCGGAGGAAACTCCTTTGATTGAAGCTGAACGTTCAAGCAATGAGCTTAGTGAGCTAGGGATAAACAATCAGGTTTTAGTTATCAATGGTATACTGAGTGAAGCAACTGACGATGTTTCGATTAAAATGTTAGATAAGCAGCAAAAGGCTTTGGAAAATATGCCACAGGGTTTAAAAAAGTTTAAAATTTTCACTATACCACTTCGTTCCTATAACGTTGTAGGTATTGATAATATTAAAACATTTTTATATAGTGACGATTACACAAAAAATAATTTTTATAGCAAATCCTTAAATTTAAGACACCTAGATGTTCTGATTGAAGATATTTATAGGGCAGGTAAAAAAGTGATATTTACAATGGGCAAAGGCGGTGTTGGAAAAACAACTATTGCTGCAACCATTGCTGTGGCTCTTGCTAGAAAGGGTGTTAAGGTACATTTAACATCTACAGACCCAGCTAATCATCTCAAATATGTGGTTGAAGATACTAAAAATATTAAACTAAGTAAAATAGATGAAAAGCAGGAACTATTGCGATATCAAAATGAGGTATTAAGTAAGGCTCGTGAAACAATGAGCGAAGATGATGTTGCTTATGTTGAAGAGGATTTACGCTCTCCATGCACACAGGAGATTGCAGTATTTAGAGCTTTTGCTGAGATTGTTGACAAGGCTGAAAACGAAGTTGTAATTATTGATACTGCACCAACGGGTCACACGCTTCTGTTGCTTGATTCTACACAGAGTTATCATAAAGAGGTTCAGAGAACAAAAGGTGAAACGCCAATATCTGTTCAAAGATTACTTCCAAGACTTCGGGATGAGAAACAAACAGAGGTTATTATTGTTACATTGCCTGAAGCAACACCGGTATTTGAAGCTCAGAGACTGGGTGATGACCTAAATAGAGCGGGAATTAATAATAAATGGTGGGTGGTTAATCAGTGCCTTTCATTGACGAATACTAAAAATAGTATGTTAATAGCTCGCGCTGATGCTGAAAAGCAATGGCTGGAAAAAGTTAAGCAAATAAGTTCTGATAACTTTGTT